From one Brachypodium distachyon strain Bd21 chromosome 4, Brachypodium_distachyon_v3.0, whole genome shotgun sequence genomic stretch:
- the LOC100828945 gene encoding uncharacterized protein LOC100828945, protein MKGRAGSKRAKGRGNRGSRGGGRGTQPGRGAGSGGRGTPGEGEDTGTPPQAANVGGDTALEPAVPATTSSSAVSEVMFGSFACTITALNTSPRQGSPGFILSTAAPANTPTPATGHVQSPASPPQPSTAAPANTTPIPAAGHVQSPASPPQPSTAAPANTTPIPAAGHVQSPASSPQPSPPPLFLTPPSSSPPSYLSTAQTSQHLPTANGFLSYMERYCCDVPSQLWKYGSFRLVIKFVDLKRNDKSLAYTICNCNSQQRHSLGLYLKSAVRRFFLQPFSDLNLREKRYTEQQLREKLAQDTVFAVEGMPQSICPLDAFLQSKVSKMIDVNLVGKYQGTIVKPYTWKVANLEEKGRHTYSFIIKYLTDSHKNGHCWNGEWSIKDWEVINSMKVNKHWEITPLTEFRLCKPPSAYDMSSGLNDLLAVVHKLIPVCHFSAPKQFLHNPPSPGSAKLNKIYKPVFCQNFVDEIENMSLEVNSIAQVNSIPAAGQVPPTKEEYDEWVVTVLHHPFLMHYLASSNLEVEWYYEIKNQKLHREHSWRKVLYDTFHPVLHSQAMGPPPPWTDVFMAPDWNNQTHEALDKVFWFGRIRLDVDPSDPKKPQPFLNNVRDANKYHRMVIHHGMDHTELNQKQSLKQFKLELAMLAAVQDENRLPRMIKLMFKHKKINVDEFQREWKIYVATRTVIFN, encoded by the exons ATGAAGGGGAGAGCAGGGAGCAAGAGGGCGAAGGGGAGAGGCAACAGAGGTTCGCGTGGCGGTGGGAGAGGGACGCAGCCGGGTCGTGGCGCTGGGAGTGGGGGGAGAGGGACGCCGGGTGAGGGTGAGGACACCGGCACGCCGCCGCAAGCTGCCAATGTCGGCGGGGACACAGCGCTGGAGCCGGCGGTTCCCGCGACGACTTCAAGTTCCGCGGTTTCTGAGGTCATGTTTGGTTCGTTTGCTTGTACTATCACTGCTCTGAACACATCGCCAAGACAGGGGTCGCCGGGGTTCATCTTATCAACAGCAGCGCCAGCAAACACCCCCACCCCCGCCACTGGGCATGTGCAAAGCCCGGCATCCCCACCGCAGCCCTCAACAGCAGCGCCAGCAAACACCACCCCCATCCCCGCCGCTGGACATGTGCAAAGCCCGGCATCCCCACCGCAGCCCTCAACGGCAGCGCCAGCAAACACCACCCCCATCCCCGCGGCTGGACATGTGCAAAGCCCGGCATCCTCACCGCAgccctcgccaccaccgctcTTCTTAACGCCTCCATCTTCCAGCCCGCCGTCGTATTTGAGTACAGCGCAAACGAGTCAACATCTCCCAACTGCTAACGGCTTCCTGAGCTACATGGAGAG ATACTGCTGCGATGTGCCTTCACAGTTATGGAAATACGGATCATTTCGTCTGGTGATAAAATTTGTCGACCTCAAAAGAAACGACAAGAGCCTGGCGTACACCATCTGCAACTGCAACAGTCAGCAACGTCACAG TTTGGGTCTTTATTTGAAGTCAGCCGTGAGAAGATTCTTCCTACAACCGTTCAGTGATCTTAATTTGAGAGAAAAAAGATACACCGAACAACAGCTGAGGGAGAAATTAGCCCAAGATACGGTTTTCGCAGTGGAAGGGATGCCCCAAAGCATATGCCCATTGGATGCATTTTTGCAGAGTAAGGTCAGTAAAATGATAGATGTAAACTTGGTAGGCAAATACCAAGGTACAATTGTGAAGCCCTATACGTGGAAGGTTGCCAACCTGGAGGAAAAAGGACGACACACATACAGTTTTATCATCAAGTATCTCACGGACAGCCATAAGAATGGTCATTGCTGGAACGGAGAGTGGTCAATTAAGGACTGGGAAGTCATCAACTCCATGAAGGTAAACAAGCATTGGGAAATTACCCCATTAACTGAGTTTAGGTTATGCAAACCTCCCTCAGCATATGACATGTCATCTGGGCTGAATGATTTGCTGGCAGTCGTACATAAGCTCATTCCAGTGTGTCATTTCTCGGCGCCAAAACAATTTCTTCACAACCCCCCATCTCCGGGGTCTGCAAAGTTAAACAAGATCTATAAACCAGTATTCTGCCAGAACTTCGTGGACGAAATAGAAAACATGTCTCTGGAGGTTAATTCCATAGCTCAAGTTAACTCAATCCCAGCAGCTGGCCAAGTCCCTCCAACCAAAGAGGAATACGATGAATGGGTTGTTACTGTTCTTCACCACCCTTTCCTCATGCACTATCTCGCCAGTTCAAATCTGGAGGTTGAGTGGTATTACGAGATTAAGAACCAGAAACTTCATAGAGAGCATTCTTGGAGAAAAGTTCTTTACGATACCTTCCATCCGGTGCTGCATTCTCAGGCCATGGGGCCCCCACCCCCATGGACAGATGTTTTTATGGCACCAGATTGGAATAACCAAACACATGAAGCGTTGGATAAAGTTTTTTGGTTTGGCCGTATCCGTTTGGATGTGGACCCCTCGGACCCCAAAAAGCCGCAACCCTTTTTGAACAATGTTAGAGATGCAAATAAGTACCACCGGATGGTGATCCATCATGGCATGGACCATACAGAA TTGAACCAAAAACAGAGTTTGAAGCAATTCAAGTTAGAATTGGCAATGTTAGCGGCGGTGCAAGACGAAAATCGGTTGCCTCGAATGATAAAGTTGATGTTTAAGCATAAGAAGATCAATGTTGACGA GTTTCAAAGAGAATGGAAGATCTACGTCGCCACTCGTACTGTGATTTTTAACTAA